The Dasypus novemcinctus isolate mDasNov1 chromosome 20, mDasNov1.1.hap2, whole genome shotgun sequence genome includes a region encoding these proteins:
- the LOC139437099 gene encoding uncharacterized protein, which translates to MSDKEVKPSTEDLGNKKEAEYNEHKVFGQVSNTQRPLNKPGEDTLPPLAGILTRRRRQPAAALPAQGTGEGGRPRPREAGSPGPRCPRALPEPQSPLPARPPRAPVPAPRAPSPSPSPRCPRALPSPSPSPRSPRALPEPQSPLPARPPLPEPQSPLPARPPRAPVPAPRAPSPSPSPRCPRALPSPSPSPRSPRALPEPQSPLPARPPLPEPQSPLPARPPRAPVPAPRAPSPSPSPRCPRALPEPQSPLPARPPRAPVPAARAPSPSRGPRSPRALSGPAAVQPSQLKAAVP; encoded by the exons ATGTCTGACAAGGAGGTGAAACCTTCAACTGAGGATTTGGGGAATAAGAAAGAAGCAGAATACAATGAACATAAAGTCTTTGGACAGGTTAGCA ACACCCAGCGCCCCCTGAACAAACCAGGTGAGGACACTCTTCCTCCACTAGCTGGGATCCTCACCCGGAGGCGGAGACAGCCCGCCGCGGCGCTGCCGGCCCAGGGCACCGGGGAGGGAGGTCGGCCGCGGCCCAGGGAAGCAGGGTCTCCAGGACCCCGCTGCCCGCGCGCCCTCCCCGAGCCCCAGTCCCCGCTGCCCGCGCGCCCTCCCCGAGCCCCAGTCCCCGCTCCCCGCGCGCCCTCCCCGAGCCCCAGTCCCCGCTGCCCACGCGCCCTCCCCTCCCCGAGCCCCAGTCCCCGCTCCCCGCGCGCCCTCCCCGAGCCCCAGTCCCCGCTCCCCGCGCGCCCTCCCCTCCCCGAGCCCCAGTCCCCGCTGCCCGCGCGCCCTCCCCGAGCCCCAGTCCCCGCTCCCCGCGCGCCCTCCCCGAGCCCCAGTCCCCGCTGCCCGCGCGCCCTCCCCTCCCCGAGCCCCAGTCCCCGCTCCCCGCGCGCCCTCCCCGAGCCCCAGTCCCCGCTGCCCGCGCGCCCTCCCCTCCCTGAGCCCCAGTCCCCGCTCCCCGCGCGCCCTCCCCGAGCCCCAGTCCCCGCTCCCCGCGCGCCCTCCCCGAGCCCCAGTCCCCGCTGCCCGCGCGCCCTCCCCGAGCCCCAGTCCCCGCTGCCCGCGCGCCCTCCCCGAGCCCCAGTCCCCGCTGCCCGCGCGCCCTCCCCGAGCCGCGGTCCCCGCTCTCCGCGCGCCCTCTCGGGCCCCGCCGCTGTACAACCTTCCCAGCTAAAGGCCGCGGTCCCCTGA